A single window of Acetohalobium arabaticum DSM 5501 DNA harbors:
- a CDS encoding amino acid ABC transporter ATP-binding protein yields the protein MIKIEGLYKSFDNLKVLKEINLEINKGEVVVIIGPSGTGKSTLLRCINYLEEPDEGMIDIGDLKVNIEEMTKYDIHKLRRKTSMVFQTYNLFKNKTALENIIEALVVVKKMNKEEAKEIGLNILEQIGLSDKRDSYPSQLSGGQKQRIGIGRAMAMNPEVMLFDEPTSSLDPELVGEVLEVIKSLAKEDMTMLIVTHEMGFANEAADRIVFMDNGRIVEQDTPKKIFNNPQNPRTMQFLETVL from the coding sequence ATGATAAAAATAGAAGGATTATATAAAAGTTTTGATAATTTAAAAGTATTAAAAGAAATAAATTTAGAAATAAATAAAGGTGAAGTAGTTGTAATAATTGGACCTTCAGGTACAGGAAAATCTACATTATTAAGATGTATAAATTATTTGGAAGAACCGGATGAAGGTATGATTGACATTGGTGATTTAAAAGTTAATATAGAAGAGATGACCAAATATGATATTCACAAATTGAGAAGAAAGACTTCTATGGTTTTTCAAACTTATAATTTATTTAAAAATAAGACAGCCCTAGAGAATATTATTGAAGCCTTGGTTGTAGTAAAGAAAATGAATAAAGAAGAAGCTAAAGAGATTGGATTAAATATCCTTGAACAGATTGGATTAAGTGATAAAAGAGATAGTTATCCATCTCAATTATCGGGTGGACAAAAACAGAGAATTGGAATCGGTAGGGCAATGGCTATGAATCCGGAAGTTATGTTATTTGATGAGCCTACTTCATCTTTAGATCCTGAGTTAGTTGGAGAAGTATTGGAAGTTATAAAATCTTTGGCAAAAGAAGATATGACTATGTTAATTGTTACTCATGAAATGGGATTTGCTAATGAAGCAGCGGATAGAATTGTGTTTATGGATAATGGAAGGATAGTAGAGCAAGATACACCTAAGAAAATATTTAATAATCCTCAGAACCCTAGAACTATGCAGTTTTTGGAAACAGTTTTATAA